In one window of Paenarthrobacter nicotinovorans DNA:
- the dinB gene encoding DNA polymerase IV, translated as MRQEAPGGESSAGHRPARSAEEALRELRRTSILHVDMDAFFVSVELRSRPELRGKPVIVGFPADRSVVLSASYEARTTGVKSAMPMSIAMRRCPAAVVINPRHTLYYEVSAQLMEIFGSITDLVEPLSVDEAFLDVGGAIRRLGTPLEIGHLIRRRVQSELGITASVGIAGTKFVAKIASTRCKPDGILQIDAEDTLSYLHSLPVSALWGVGGQTGEVLARMGIRTVADVAATPLSSLKKVLGASGEHVYRLSMGIDPRPVTPTRVEKSIGAEETFSVDTADEELLHRELLRLSHRTASRLRSSGMLARTVALKLRYADFSTVSRSRTVHTPVDSAQLIYQVAMQLLDSLGPRSMSVRLVGVRAEQLEPAGQTSMQLSLDRRDDNWRAAEQALDRVSQRFGSKTLLPARLLEPGKPASEA; from the coding sequence GTGAGGCAGGAAGCACCCGGCGGCGAGTCAAGCGCTGGACACAGACCGGCCCGCAGCGCTGAAGAAGCCCTGCGGGAATTGAGGCGAACCAGCATCCTGCACGTTGATATGGACGCATTCTTTGTCTCCGTCGAACTCCGCAGCCGTCCCGAACTGCGGGGCAAGCCCGTGATCGTGGGATTCCCCGCGGACAGGTCCGTGGTCCTCTCTGCTTCCTATGAAGCCCGGACCACAGGGGTCAAGTCGGCCATGCCGATGTCCATTGCGATGAGGCGCTGTCCGGCGGCGGTCGTCATCAATCCCCGCCACACTCTGTACTACGAGGTGTCAGCGCAGCTCATGGAGATCTTCGGGTCCATTACGGACCTGGTGGAGCCTTTGAGCGTGGACGAAGCTTTCCTGGACGTTGGCGGGGCCATCCGCCGGCTGGGCACGCCCTTGGAAATTGGCCACCTCATCAGGCGCAGGGTCCAATCAGAGCTTGGCATCACGGCTTCCGTGGGGATTGCCGGCACCAAGTTCGTTGCCAAGATCGCCTCCACCCGGTGCAAACCCGACGGCATTTTGCAGATCGACGCCGAAGACACCCTTTCCTACCTTCACAGCCTTCCTGTTAGCGCCCTCTGGGGTGTGGGTGGCCAGACCGGGGAGGTCCTGGCGCGTATGGGCATCCGAACGGTCGCCGATGTGGCCGCCACACCCTTGTCCTCGCTGAAGAAGGTTCTTGGCGCAAGCGGGGAACATGTGTACAGGCTCTCCATGGGAATTGATCCCCGTCCAGTGACGCCCACCAGGGTTGAGAAGAGCATTGGTGCTGAAGAGACCTTCTCCGTAGACACAGCAGATGAAGAACTGCTGCACAGGGAGTTGTTGAGGTTGTCCCACCGGACGGCCAGTCGTCTCCGGAGTTCCGGAATGCTCGCACGGACGGTCGCCTTGAAGCTCCGGTATGCCGATTTCTCCACGGTGTCCCGGAGCCGCACTGTGCACACGCCGGTAGACAGTGCCCAGTTGATCTACCAGGTGGCCATGCAGCTGCTCGACTCCTTGGGCCCGCGTTCCATGAGCGTCAGGCTGGTGGGAGTGCGGGCGGAGCAATTGGAACCGGCAGGTCAGACGTCGATGCAATTGAGCCTGGACCGCCGGGATGACAACTGGCGGGCAGCCGAGCAGGCCCTGGACAGGGTTTCCCAGCGATTTGGTTCCAAAACCCTGCTTCCGGCCCGGCTCCTGGAACCCGGTAAACCTGCCTCGGAGGCCTGA
- a CDS encoding DUF3040 domain-containing protein: MPLSEHEQKLLEQLEKQLHEDDPKFANTMGSDPIRSWSTRHVIIGVLGAIAGILLLLVGVSLQAIPVGVLGFIVMGAGVYFATLRGAAFGKSGKGKPAKAKPKSTFMSSLEERWDERRRDDH; encoded by the coding sequence ATGCCCCTCTCGGAGCACGAACAGAAGCTGCTTGAGCAACTTGAAAAGCAACTTCATGAGGACGATCCGAAGTTTGCCAACACCATGGGTTCGGATCCCATCCGCAGCTGGTCGACCAGGCATGTCATCATTGGCGTCCTTGGGGCAATCGCCGGCATTCTTCTCCTGCTGGTCGGCGTCTCGCTGCAGGCGATACCTGTGGGTGTCCTCGGCTTCATAGTCATGGGTGCTGGCGTGTACTTCGCGACGTTGCGTGGAGCGGCTTTCGGGAAATCCGGTAAGGGAAAGCCCGCCAAGGCCAAGCCCAAGAGCACCTTCATGAGCAGCCTCGAAGAGCGCTGGGATGAACGACGCCGCGACGACCACTGA
- the mraZ gene encoding division/cell wall cluster transcriptional repressor MraZ: MFLGTHSPRLDEKGRIILPAKFREELAEGLVLTRGQERCIYVFSQKEFERIHESMREAPLSSKQARDYIRVFLSGASDEVPDKQGRVTIPPALRAYAGLGRELAVIGAGTRAEIWDADAWNEYLNEKEAAFSETDDDNLPGFI, encoded by the coding sequence GTGTTTCTGGGCACTCACTCGCCGCGTCTCGATGAAAAGGGCCGGATCATACTTCCCGCCAAGTTTCGTGAGGAGCTTGCAGAGGGACTGGTCCTCACAAGGGGCCAGGAGCGCTGCATCTACGTCTTCAGCCAGAAGGAATTCGAACGTATCCACGAGTCGATGCGGGAAGCGCCATTGTCTTCCAAGCAGGCACGTGACTACATCCGGGTCTTTCTGTCCGGAGCCTCGGACGAAGTACCTGACAAGCAGGGGCGCGTGACCATTCCACCGGCGCTCCGTGCATACGCAGGCTTGGGAAGGGAGCTGGCAGTGATTGGTGCCGGCACCCGGGCCGAGATCTGGGATGCAGACGCTTGGAACGAGTACCTCAACGAGAAGGAAGCAGCCTTCTCGGAAACGGATGACGACAATCTGCCCGGGTTCATCTAA
- the rsmH gene encoding 16S rRNA (cytosine(1402)-N(4))-methyltransferase RsmH: MHVTEERGGSVEEQDAAKPTSERHVPVLKDRCINLLAPGFEAARSRGETPVAIDATLGMGGHSEAMLQRFPDLHLVGIDRDEEALSLAGARLEPFSQRTDLVHAVYDEIEDVLADLGIPEVHGILMDLGVSSLQLDERERGFAYSYDAPLDMRMDTSRGQTAADVVNTYSEEDLVRIIRKWGEEKFAGRIANRIVNARAEKPFATTGELVEQIRSVVPAAAAKSGGHPAKRTFQALRIEVNEELDVLERAVPAAVAATALGGRVVVMSYHSLEDKIVKSVFQKGSKSSAPLGFPVELEEHKAELKTITKGTEVPTAAEIAENPRAASARLRAVERIKSRRDA, encoded by the coding sequence ATGCACGTAACTGAGGAAAGAGGAGGCAGCGTGGAAGAGCAGGACGCGGCAAAGCCCACATCGGAGCGCCACGTGCCCGTCCTGAAAGACCGCTGCATCAACCTGCTCGCTCCCGGCTTCGAAGCTGCCAGGAGCAGGGGAGAGACTCCTGTTGCCATCGATGCGACTCTCGGCATGGGTGGGCACTCCGAAGCGATGCTGCAGCGCTTTCCCGATCTTCACCTCGTTGGCATTGACCGGGACGAAGAAGCACTTTCACTGGCCGGCGCCCGGCTGGAGCCCTTTTCGCAGCGCACTGACCTTGTTCACGCCGTCTATGACGAGATCGAGGACGTGCTGGCTGACCTCGGAATTCCGGAGGTCCACGGCATCCTGATGGACCTGGGAGTTTCCTCGCTGCAGCTGGACGAACGCGAACGTGGATTCGCCTACTCCTATGACGCTCCTCTGGACATGCGCATGGACACGAGCCGCGGGCAGACCGCCGCCGACGTCGTGAACACCTACAGCGAAGAAGATCTTGTCCGCATCATCCGCAAATGGGGCGAGGAGAAGTTCGCCGGACGGATTGCCAACAGGATCGTCAACGCGAGGGCGGAGAAGCCATTTGCCACCACGGGCGAGCTCGTGGAGCAGATTCGCAGCGTGGTTCCTGCCGCCGCAGCGAAAAGCGGGGGACACCCTGCCAAGCGCACCTTCCAGGCTTTGCGCATCGAGGTCAACGAGGAACTCGATGTCCTGGAACGCGCAGTTCCGGCCGCAGTGGCCGCCACGGCGTTGGGTGGCCGCGTGGTGGTGATGTCCTATCACTCGCTGGAAGACAAGATCGTCAAGTCCGTATTCCAGAAGGGCTCGAAATCCTCGGCGCCGCTCGGGTTCCCGGTGGAGCTCGAGGAACACAAAGCTGAATTGAAGACAATCACCAAAGGCACGGAAGTGCCCACAGCGGCAGAAATCGCAGAGAACCCGCGCGCGGCTTCTGCGCGGCTGAGGGCCGTCGAACGCATCAAATCGAGGAGAGACGCATGA
- a CDS encoding peptidoglycan D,D-transpeptidase FtsI family protein → MAQNPGTSNKTKTPAARRRLRVGLGIMLTLLLVVGGKLFMVQGLDMGGMAEAALAKRLTPQVLPAERGQILDANGTVLASSVIRYNIVVDQTVNTNTETFHRYNEKTEKLDEITRDQGIADLAALLGTDVAKVRDSLTGDKRYFVVAKDIKPELEDRITKLYIPGLKAEGISKRVYPNGSVAGGVVGFLKDGTTGQAGIEQTQDEILRGTEGKRVFEIGADGLRIPVATDELTPAVDGSDVKLTINTDIQYFAQQAIQSQVNKMNAEWGSIVVIDTKTGNLIALADTNAPDPNDPGKVDAKDRGVRSVTAAYEPGSVQKMITAAAAIEEGKSFPLDHFTIPPAYTIDGQTFTDAFEHGTEERTLAGILGWSMNTGTVMVGSRLSKEQRYDWLKKFGIGEQTDIGLPAEATGILATPDQWDERQQYTVLFGQGVSQSTLQTVRAFQSIANNGVMLQPRLIDGYIGPDGQEQKAPAKDPRQVVSKETAQQVRDILESAVTEGQIKDAAIDGYRVGAKTGTSQAPREDGLPGFDGYTASMVGMAPMDDPRFIVEVVLQRPKGNIYGVTNGPVFRSVMAQVLRTYNVAPSTGTPARLPQFVK, encoded by the coding sequence GTGGCTCAGAACCCCGGCACATCGAATAAAACGAAGACGCCGGCGGCACGAAGGCGGCTGCGCGTTGGGCTCGGCATCATGCTGACCCTGCTGCTGGTGGTCGGGGGCAAGTTGTTCATGGTCCAGGGCCTGGACATGGGCGGGATGGCCGAGGCTGCCCTTGCCAAGCGCCTGACCCCCCAGGTCCTCCCCGCTGAGCGTGGGCAGATCCTGGACGCGAACGGCACTGTTCTGGCCAGCAGCGTCATCCGGTACAACATCGTCGTCGACCAGACCGTGAATACGAACACCGAGACGTTCCACCGCTACAACGAGAAAACGGAAAAGCTCGACGAAATCACGCGTGACCAGGGCATTGCTGATCTTGCGGCCTTGCTCGGGACCGACGTCGCCAAGGTCCGGGACTCCCTGACGGGGGATAAGCGCTACTTTGTGGTCGCCAAGGACATCAAGCCTGAGCTGGAGGACCGGATTACCAAGCTCTACATCCCGGGACTCAAAGCTGAAGGCATCAGCAAACGCGTCTACCCGAATGGCAGCGTGGCCGGCGGGGTAGTGGGTTTCCTCAAGGACGGGACCACCGGCCAGGCGGGCATCGAGCAAACCCAGGACGAGATTCTCCGCGGTACTGAAGGCAAGCGCGTCTTCGAGATCGGTGCCGACGGCCTCCGTATTCCCGTGGCCACTGACGAACTGACACCTGCCGTCGACGGCAGTGACGTCAAACTGACCATCAATACCGACATCCAGTACTTCGCTCAACAGGCTATTCAGAGCCAGGTCAACAAAATGAATGCCGAGTGGGGTTCGATCGTCGTGATCGACACGAAGACCGGCAACCTCATCGCCCTGGCCGACACCAATGCCCCGGACCCGAACGACCCCGGCAAAGTCGACGCCAAGGACCGTGGCGTGCGTTCGGTGACTGCCGCCTACGAGCCCGGCTCCGTCCAGAAGATGATCACCGCTGCGGCGGCAATCGAGGAGGGCAAGTCCTTCCCGCTGGACCACTTCACCATTCCGCCCGCATACACCATTGACGGGCAGACCTTCACGGACGCTTTCGAGCACGGCACCGAAGAACGCACACTCGCCGGCATCCTGGGCTGGTCCATGAACACCGGCACCGTGATGGTCGGGAGCCGCCTGAGCAAAGAGCAGCGGTATGACTGGCTGAAGAAGTTCGGCATCGGAGAGCAGACGGACATCGGGCTGCCGGCCGAAGCGACGGGCATCCTCGCCACGCCAGACCAATGGGATGAACGCCAGCAGTACACGGTGCTCTTCGGACAGGGCGTGTCGCAGTCGACGCTGCAGACGGTCCGGGCCTTCCAGAGCATCGCCAACAACGGGGTGATGCTCCAACCCCGGCTGATTGACGGTTACATCGGCCCCGACGGCCAGGAGCAGAAGGCCCCTGCCAAGGATCCGCGCCAAGTGGTCTCGAAGGAGACCGCCCAACAGGTCAGGGACATCCTGGAGAGCGCAGTGACCGAGGGACAGATCAAGGATGCCGCCATCGACGGCTACCGTGTCGGCGCCAAGACCGGTACGTCCCAAGCCCCGCGTGAGGACGGACTGCCGGGCTTCGATGGCTACACTGCCTCGATGGTTGGCATGGCCCCCATGGATGACCCCCGGTTCATCGTTGAAGTGGTCTTGCAGCGCCCCAAGGGAAACATCTATGGAGTCACCAACGGCCCGGTGTTCCGGTCAGTGATGGCACAGGTCCTGAGGACCTACAACGTGGCCCCATCCACCGGGACTCCCGCGCGGCTGCCCCAGTTCGTCAAGTAA
- a CDS encoding UDP-N-acetylmuramoyl-L-alanyl-D-glutamate--2,6-diaminopimelate ligase translates to MSEHKEAASNTATPDAGRSAFRPASVAAVPLAVIAGALGVTAPDGSQDLGVTGITLNSRAVEPGDLYMALPGATRHGADFVPQAVEAGAVAVVTDDAGARQLALATEQPVPVLIIAEPRAAVGPLSALIYRSQPEDAAFPSLFGVTGTNGKTTTTYFINSLLRALGKQPGLIGTIEIVAGGEPIPSLLTTPESPDVHALLALMRERGLDAASMEVSSHAISYRRVDSVMFDVAGFTNLTQDHLDLHGSMEEYFNTKAELFTAGRARQAVVTVDDEWGRKLAALADIPVTTLSAASSSGAPDADWHVASINPRGLGSEFELHHTDGRTLRVHTGLPGDFNVANAALATVMVLASGVDESELQDALDAHDPFTVAVPGRMQLVSTEPAAVVDFAHNPDALARALMAVRSPEEESRVIVVFGATGQRDQGKRPTMGAIAARLADVVIISDDDPHDEDAAAIRAEVLAGAFAAREGENLGSEIIESYPRDAAIRLAVDLATAKDTILIAGRGHEVWQEVQGVNLALDDRVELRAALTSKGFSVSSDQRIES, encoded by the coding sequence GTGTCAGAGCACAAAGAGGCAGCTTCCAATACCGCGACGCCGGATGCCGGACGGTCAGCTTTCCGTCCCGCATCCGTTGCTGCGGTGCCCCTGGCGGTCATAGCGGGAGCGCTGGGAGTAACGGCCCCTGACGGCAGCCAGGACCTTGGCGTCACCGGCATCACGCTCAATTCCCGTGCCGTTGAACCGGGCGATCTCTACATGGCCTTGCCGGGCGCCACGCGCCATGGTGCCGATTTCGTACCCCAAGCCGTGGAGGCCGGTGCCGTCGCAGTGGTTACGGACGACGCCGGTGCACGCCAGCTTGCGCTGGCAACCGAGCAGCCCGTCCCTGTCCTCATCATTGCGGAGCCGCGGGCCGCCGTCGGGCCTTTGTCCGCGCTGATCTATCGCAGCCAACCGGAGGATGCGGCCTTCCCGTCGCTTTTCGGCGTCACGGGGACCAATGGCAAGACCACCACCACTTACTTCATCAACTCGCTGCTGCGTGCCTTGGGCAAGCAGCCGGGCCTGATCGGGACCATCGAGATAGTGGCCGGCGGAGAACCCATCCCGAGCCTCCTGACCACTCCGGAGTCCCCGGATGTCCACGCACTGCTCGCATTGATGCGGGAGCGGGGCCTGGACGCGGCGTCCATGGAGGTTTCATCGCACGCGATCTCCTACCGCCGGGTGGACTCTGTCATGTTCGACGTCGCAGGATTCACCAACCTCACCCAGGACCATCTGGACCTCCACGGCAGCATGGAGGAGTACTTCAACACCAAGGCCGAACTCTTCACCGCCGGACGCGCACGCCAGGCTGTTGTCACGGTCGACGACGAATGGGGCCGCAAGCTTGCCGCCCTGGCGGACATTCCGGTCACCACGCTTTCAGCGGCTTCTTCCAGTGGCGCCCCGGACGCTGACTGGCACGTCGCGTCCATCAACCCGCGCGGGTTGGGTTCGGAATTCGAACTGCACCACACGGACGGCCGGACCTTGCGGGTCCACACCGGCTTGCCGGGCGACTTCAACGTGGCAAACGCGGCGTTGGCTACCGTCATGGTCCTGGCGTCCGGGGTAGATGAATCCGAGCTCCAGGACGCCTTGGATGCCCACGATCCTTTTACGGTTGCTGTTCCCGGGCGCATGCAGCTCGTCTCCACGGAGCCCGCCGCCGTTGTTGATTTTGCCCACAATCCCGATGCCCTGGCCCGTGCACTGATGGCGGTCCGGTCACCGGAGGAAGAGTCACGCGTCATCGTGGTTTTTGGCGCCACAGGACAACGTGACCAAGGCAAAAGGCCTACCATGGGCGCAATCGCGGCCCGTCTGGCCGACGTCGTGATTATCAGCGATGACGACCCCCACGATGAGGATGCCGCCGCCATCCGCGCTGAGGTGCTGGCGGGCGCCTTTGCTGCGCGGGAGGGAGAGAACCTGGGCAGCGAGATCATCGAGTCCTACCCGAGGGATGCTGCCATCCGCCTCGCCGTTGACCTGGCGACGGCGAAGGACACCATCCTCATCGCAGGACGCGGCCACGAGGTGTGGCAGGAAGTACAAGGCGTAAACCTCGCCCTGGACGACAGGGTCGAGTTGCGGGCCGCCTTGACATCCAAGGGATTCAGCGTTTCATCGGACCAGCGGATAGAGTCCTAA